The nucleotide window AAAGTCAGCTGCCACGTCGGCCGTCAAATCAAAACGCCACATATTGCCATTGACGTCACCAGCATAGACATAGTCCAAGATGCCGTCTTGCGCAATGTCAACTCCCCAAGGAGCGGAAAGGCCTTGGCTTATGTAAGTTCCCGAAGTGGGTAGGCTTATTTTTTTCAATAAGGTCCCATCATCGGCCTTGACAATATATAGCGCTGACGTATTCGAAGCGGTTTTTTGCCCGCCTGAAGCAGTGTCATCAAAGCTATTTTCATATCCGTTGGAAAAAATAACTGCAGGTACCGTTGTTGTTGCCGACGTACGCACATTAGATATGATCGGCAAACCCATGGAGTAACCTATTTCTGAGTCATTGACGTCCGTATAGTCCCACTTAACCATAGTGGTCGCTGCACCAAGGCTAGTCGTATTCGTGACATCCAAAGCGTAATGACCTTGTCCACCTTGACCCAGACCACCCACAACCATGGTCTTCCACGCACCAGCAGCACTGGGTTTATAGTCAATTGGATTAGCAATAGATCCATTGACATGGTAGGTGTGATCAGTGCCACCACTCACACCATAATCTGAGGCCGTTAACGCTTTCAGATGAGGAAAAACGCCAGAAGGAATATACGCCGCCAGCTCGGTCATATTTCCGATATTGAACGCGTGCAACATGCCATCATTGGCACCAACAAGCACCATATTGCGCGCGCTGTTGGCGGTTTTGAAGGCGTTGTAGTCTGCGGCGTTGGTGAACCCCCCAGGAGGGGTCACTACTACAGGCTGCCCGTCAACAATGTCGCCCAAAAAGGACTTAACACCGTCCACAATGGGGCGTGACCTGAATCCGGCAATGCCTTCTACTCCACGCAAAAACTTGATCGTGTTCTTTTGAGCAGTAGCATCAGCGCCAAGCACCGCTTTCTGATTAGCGGTCATCGCTGTAAAGCCGGTCGAATCGTTAAAAGCAAACGGTGTAGTAACTCCAGCTACAACTTTCGACGAGTAAATATTTCGACTCGTCTCTACAGGAATAACAGCTTTGGCATTTGGCGTGCATGCCGCCCCGAGGGCATTGTTAACCAGGTTAAAACAACGCAACTCTCCATACCAACCATTGGGATTGAAAACCGGTTGAAAAATATTGTTTCCTACAGTGGTCACTTCACTCTGGGCCGCAACACCGCCTGCATTGGATGTGGAAGCATTGATGCTGTTAATGACCCCAGCCAGCGAACTGGCTAGCTGTGCTTCATTATTTGCGTTGTAGTACCTCCCGCCACCTACTACGGCCGCAGCAGGCAGAACAGCATTAGCAACCGTAAACCCTACCGTATAGGTTGCCAAATTTTGTTTAAAGAAGGGGCTTGCATCAAACGACCTTCCATCCAAGTCCGTTCCTCCGACCCGCAAATCGGCCACTTGTCCAAATTTGGCAATATCCCGCAGCGCGCGAGGCCGGTTAGTGCCATCACCAAAACTTGCAGCTGCGGTAAAAGTACCGCTCGTCGTTTCCAGTCCGGCAGGGCAATTCACGGTTTGATCATTCCCCGTCGTCGTCCCATCTCCGACTGTACATACATTCATAGTTCGAGTAGTCGCCGCACCAGTCGCATCTCTTGAGGTGTAGGTTTGGGCAGCAAACGTTTCATCGTCAGTGGCATCACCGTCCGTAATGACCAGGGCAAAATTTTTCTGACAACGGTACTGGATAGGGCTGGTGTAAGTTCCTGTCTTATAGAGAGAACTCATTCCGCCAAAGTACCTCGTTATTTCAAGCAAACCCTCGCCCAGTGGCGTTGAGGTTCTTCCGTTAAGGGCCGAAATGGCGGCAATCAGACTGGCTTTATTGGTCGCAGCCATCGCGGCTGTCGTGTTGGGTGTGGGCGACGGATAGGTCCGTGCGGTCAAATCCTTGATGTCAGCGCGCTTAATGGACCCCTGCCCCCGCTCCGGGCCACCGATTGAGCCGACTTTATCTTCAAATGAGAATAATCCAAAACGGATATCAGGGTTGTTGTTTACCAAGTTCGTCACCACTCTTTTGGCAATGTTCATTTTGGTATTTGGCGAAGTCACCATGCTGTCAATCTGAGTTCGGTAACCGTTCGTGTTGTTATCGACGCAGTTATTCCAACCGGCCGTATTGGAATTACAAACCCCCGTCAGCATCCACGCATTGTTTTCATCCTGCAACATGCTTCCGGATGTATCGATGAAGAACATCACGTTTGGCGGCACTGATGTTGACAGTGAGGGTGGCAAAGCCGGGTACGCTTCTGCAGCATAACTTGTGGAAACTCCGGCAGAAAAAGCAATAAGAATCGCCAAATTGACCGTCTTTAGCTTGAAATGCTGAGTCATCTTGAGTGCTCCAAAAACGTGATGTGCTACTAACAACAATACAGACACAGCAGGACTGCCGATAACTGAGGTTAACTGTCTTGCCGCAAAAAGGAAGGACAAATACGAAGATTGGTGCAATTTGCGCGACAAACGGTTGGCTGGCCGCATCGGGCCCCTAATTTTCATACCCTACGGCCGTGTGTGCTGTCGGCTGGGATTTAGTTAAAACTCCGGTAGTAACAAGTAAGTGCCGCAACATCACCTTTCATGCAGCCCCGTCGACCACTGCGTACACGATCGTTGCAACCCCCACGGGAACACATACTGGATATAGTTGTGGCATGTTGTCTCTGGACAATTGCAATTTATAGGGGGCTAATGATCAAAATTACCGAAGCGACGTTGCGCGAAACTACTGGGATAGGTAAAGCTTGCAGCCATGAATGATGCAAAATTTTTTGGCCTAGCGTTCTCAAAGGTTCGTGACTCGCACATCTCATCAAACCCCAATCCTAGTGTCGGATGTGTGTTGATCGCATTAGATGGTTCA belongs to Rhodoferax saidenbachensis and includes:
- a CDS encoding pilus assembly protein; translated protein: MTQHFKLKTVNLAILIAFSAGVSTSYAAEAYPALPPSLSTSVPPNVMFFIDTSGSMLQDENNAWMLTGVCNSNTAGWNNCVDNNTNGYRTQIDSMVTSPNTKMNIAKRVVTNLVNNNPDIRFGLFSFEDKVGSIGGPERGQGSIKRADIKDLTARTYPSPTPNTTAAMAATNKASLIAAISALNGRTSTPLGEGLLEITRYFGGMSSLYKTGTYTSPIQYRCQKNFALVITDGDATDDETFAAQTYTSRDATGAATTRTMNVCTVGDGTTTGNDQTVNCPAGLETTSGTFTAAASFGDGTNRPRALRDIAKFGQVADLRVGGTDLDGRSFDASPFFKQNLATYTVGFTVANAVLPAAAVVGGGRYYNANNEAQLASSLAGVINSINASTSNAGGVAAQSEVTTVGNNIFQPVFNPNGWYGELRCFNLVNNALGAACTPNAKAVIPVETSRNIYSSKVVAGVTTPFAFNDSTGFTAMTANQKAVLGADATAQKNTIKFLRGVEGIAGFRSRPIVDGVKSFLGDIVDGQPVVVTPPGGFTNAADYNAFKTANSARNMVLVGANDGMLHAFNIGNMTELAAYIPSGVFPHLKALTASDYGVSGGTDHTYHVNGSIANPIDYKPSAAGAWKTMVVGGLGQGGQGHYALDVTNTTSLGAATTMVKWDYTDVNDSEIGYSMGLPIISNVRTSATTTVPAVIFSNGYENSFDDTASGGQKTASNTSALYIVKADDGTLLKKISLPTSGTYISQGLSAPWGVDIAQDGILDYVYAGDVNGNMWRFDLTADVAADFKVATNAGGIAVPIFKAPAGQPITMRPASLGVASSTGTGIGNMVLFGTGQLLKDADRSTTTTQALYGVLDKMASSITTLTIASNFQQQTITDEYTLAAGTNAAGGTYRKVSTNDIDVTDPASTMLGWYINLPTLSERMVITPRIYNNRVNFGTGIPIATEKCTPGGDGWIMGLNPLTGSVVTKNNQKPSIGIAFSFLDINLDGKSSAADRLAFPSGAAYASGFKTPGIPTELTFIATSSALTSAAPLVGVDPYDGSGGFVAMREANSQGVGKGYGGGGTQGTMIPRIDSGDEGTVCSGTVGSDSVSCRKLNKAPTTGVKVESSTWREIK